The following is a genomic window from Gemmatimonadota bacterium.
CGCGGCGCGGGTCGGTGCATGCACGATGAGTTTCCCGAGCAACGGGTCGTAGTGCGGCGAAACGTGGAAGCCCTCGACGACACCTCCGTCCCAGCGTACACCGGGACCTGTCGGCGTTTCGAGCCGCGTGATGACGCCGGTCGAGGGCAGGAAACCCGCCGAGGGGTCTTCGGAGACGATTCGGCACTCGATGGAGTGCCCTCTCAGCTCTACATCTTCCTGACGGAAGTCCAGGAGCTCGCCCGAGGCGATGCGCAGTTGCCAGTCGACGATGTCCAGCCCGGTGACGAGCTCGGTAACCGGGTGCTCCACCTGTAGGCGTGTGTTCATCTCGAGGAAGAAGAAGTCGCCGTCCTGGTACAGGAACTCGACCGTGCCCGCGCTACGATAGTCCACGGCCTTCGCGGCCCGGACCGCCGCCTCACCCATAGCGGCACGTGCCTCAGGGCTCAAGACCGGCGAAGGCGCCTCCTCGATCAGCTTTTGGTGCCGGCGCTGAATGGAGCACTCGCGATCGCCCAGGTGCACCACGTTGCCCTGAGCGTCGCCGAGCAGTTGGATTTCGATGTGTCTGGGTTGGTCCAGATACCGTTCCAGGTACACGGAGTCGTCGCCGAACGCGGCGAGCGCTTCGCGCTGGGCGGACTCGAAAGCTCGCTCGATGTCAGCCTCGGCCTCGACCACGCGCATGCCCTTGCCCCCGCCTCCCGCGGCGGCCTTGAGCAGCACGGGAAAGCCGATCTGGACGGCGGCGGCGGCGGCTTCTCCCGCGTCGGAGACCGTCTCTGTCAGGCCCGGAACGATGGGCACGCCCGCGTCGGCCATTCGCCGCCTCGCCTCGGTCTTGTCCCCCATCGCGGCAATCGTCTCGGCGCTAGGCCCGACGAAGATCAGCCCGGAGTCTTCGACTGCCTGCGCGAACGAGGCTCGCTCCGCGAGAAAGCCGTACCCGGGGTGGATCGCTTCGGCGCCCGACGCCTTGGCGACCTCGATCAGCTTGTCCCCTCTGAGGTAGCTCTCGGCAGGAGCAGCCGGTCCGATCGGGTACGCCTCGTCCGCCTCAAGCACGTGAGGCGCGAGGCGATCAGGCTCGGAAAAGACCGCGACGGTCCGGATCCCTCTCTCGCGGGCCGCGCGCACGATGCGCACTGCGATCTCGCCGCGGTTGGCGACGAGCAGAGATCGGATCACGTTCGCGGCCGCCTAGGAGGGTCGAAGAGTCAACGGGACAATGACTTGG
Proteins encoded in this region:
- a CDS encoding acetyl-CoA carboxylase biotin carboxylase subunit — its product is MIRSLLVANRGEIAVRIVRAARERGIRTVAVFSEPDRLAPHVLEADEAYPIGPAAPAESYLRGDKLIEVAKASGAEAIHPGYGFLAERASFAQAVEDSGLIFVGPSAETIAAMGDKTEARRRMADAGVPIVPGLTETVSDAGEAAAAAVQIGFPVLLKAAAGGGGKGMRVVEAEADIERAFESAQREALAAFGDDSVYLERYLDQPRHIEIQLLGDAQGNVVHLGDRECSIQRRHQKLIEEAPSPVLSPEARAAMGEAAVRAAKAVDYRSAGTVEFLYQDGDFFFLEMNTRLQVEHPVTELVTGLDIVDWQLRIASGELLDFRQEDVELRGHSIECRIVSEDPSAGFLPSTGVITRLETPTGPGVRWDGGVVEGFHVSPHYDPLLGKLIVHAPTRAAAISRMARALDALVLSGVESSAPFLRRVMDEADFRSGSFSVRYLEQHPELVEFADSGCALRVAAVTAALLEEEDRRLHRTLRIGVKGSNAISAWRAAGWPWRREQK